The proteins below are encoded in one region of Brachionichthys hirsutus isolate HB-005 chromosome 12, CSIRO-AGI_Bhir_v1, whole genome shotgun sequence:
- the LOC137902390 gene encoding cell surface A33 antigen-like has protein sequence MGTVCSVPFSTMSRKKLLECQKLFLILTVLSCCRSLEVTIPQAEYEVASGGDVTMTCSFDPARPVTNNFVLTWEAYPDATESTMKLVATYFLNNPIDIAPTYEGKATMEVDMDRQESRLTLSKVTVQDSRRFQCSVMIPNDDEGTTAATTSLLVLVPPSQPVCEILGTAEYWQNITMTCVSEGSPKPVSEWKSYSIENIPRPFPPRTVQKDGSVSLFNISREMSGFYVCTATNRIGSASCNLTLSVMPPSMNIGSTAGIIVGVLAAVVILGILVFCCCRKKDKKGKTPEGPPGDVYYDRNAPEVGEQYLDDKSNAETKQSGRNEDNDTVPRAFSSEGTAGRKLEDDQHSYTSSSKERYDGKGSDADSRRNQRDRLDDQRDRHGGSRDRLDDTRDRHGGSRDRLDDTHDRYGGSRDRLDDTRDRHGGSRDRLDDTRDRHGGSRDRLDDTRDRHGGSRDRLDDTRDRHSGSRDRLNDNSDHYRRSRDRLDYVDDRHRN, from the exons ATGGGG ACTGTATGTTCCGTCCCTTTTTCAACAATGTCGAGAAAGAAGCTGCTTGAATGCCAGAAACTGTTTCTGATACTGACAG TACTTTCGTGCTGCAGGAGTTTGGAGGTTACTATCCCACAGGCAGAATATGAGGTTGCAAGTGGAGGTGATGTTACCATGACCTGTTCCTTCGACCCAGCCAGACCAGTCACAAACAATTTTGTCCTCACGTGGGAAGCTTACCCCGACGCCACAGAAAGCACTATG AAACTAGTGGCCACCTACTTTCTAAACAACCCCATTGACATAGCGCCGACTTATGAAGGCAAAGCTACGATGGAGGTTGACATGGACAGACAAGAGAGCAGACTCACCTTATCCAAGGTGACCGTGCAGGACAGCCGGCGTTTCCAGTGTAGTGTCATGATCCCCAATGATGATGAAGGAACGACAGCTGCAACGACGTCGCTTTTGGTCCTCG TGCCTCCCTCTCAGCCAGTCTGCGAGATTCTGGGAACGGCAGAATACTGGCAAAACATCACCATGACCTGCGTGTCCGAGGGATCCCCGAAACCTGTGTCTGAATGGAAGAGCTACAGCATCGAAAACATTCCCAGACCGTTTCCACCCAGGACAGTCCAAA AAGATGGATCCGTATCGCTCTTCaatatttcaagagaaatgtcTGGATTTTACGTTTGCACAGCAACAAATCGGATTGGCTCTGCCAGCTGCAACCTCACCTTATCTGTCATGCCTC CCAGCATGAACATCGGGTCCACTGCAGGTATCATTGTGGGCGTCCTTGCAGCTGTTGTGATTCTGGGGATTCTCGTTTTCTGTTGCTGTCgcaaaaaagataaaaaggGCAAAACTCCTGAAGG GCCGCCTGGAGACGTGTATTATGACAGAAATGCTCCTGAAGTTGGGGAGCAGTACTTGGACGACAAGTCAAACGCAGAGACTAAGCAATCCGGCCGGAATGAAGACAACGACACTGTTCCTCGAGCGTTTTCTAGTGAAGGAACAGCGGGACGCAAACTGGAGGACGATCAACACAGTTATACTAGTAGTAGTAAGGAAAGGTACGATGGTAAGGGCAGTGACGCCGACTCTCGACGCAACCAACGTGATCGTCTAGACGACCAACGCGATCGACACGGTGGGAGTCGCGACCGTCTGGACGATACACGCGATCGACACGGTGGGAGTCGCGATCGTCTCGACGATACACACGATCGATACGGTGGGAGTCGCGATCGTCTCGACGATACACGCGATCGACACGGTGGGAGTCGCGATCGTCTGGACGATACACGCGATCGACACGGTGGGAGTCGCGATCGTCTCGACGATACACGCGATCGACACGGTGGGAGTCGCGATCGTCTGGACGATACACGCGATCGACACAGTGGGAGTCGCGATCGACTCAATGACAACAGCGATCATTATCGACGCAGCCGCGATCGCCTCGATTACGTTGACGATCGACACAGAAATTAA